The Desulfomonile tiedjei genome includes a region encoding these proteins:
- a CDS encoding response regulator yields the protein MTKGKSEILVVEDSPTQAALLKHLLRGRGHEVTVANSGKEALLALARKKPDLIISDVIMPEMDGFELALATRQDRNLCDVPIMLLTALTDTQDIIRGLEAGVDYYLTKPYDNDYLLARVQAILSDSLAQPGVQEELEFVVKADREPHTIRSTPQRLVNLLLCTYENSVQINRSLIKAQEELSILNQQLEAKVRERTANLQREIEQRTRAERDLLKAHDELERRVQERTAELASANTQLRNEMRQREAAEEAIRRSERKFRLLVDNSPIGIIYADRQGNILGVNRRLVEIFGAPSAEDAESLNLLSSPALVTSGISDLLNEAMEHDRGVRAEFPYKSIWGKEVYCRIVVTPMRTTDGEVYGSQAVVEDISDTKKAERIMLESQRANALAELGGLVAHNFNNVLQVVIGGAQLALTNLELGNLDDIRNSLQQILQSAFGGAETVKRLQYLVRVQPEEESLDKVFDLSLTVHRAIEMSRLWWQTNPEKFGIKVLVDRYLGEGCFVRGSSNELFEVVVNLIRNATEALPNGGRITVKTFAKDGKSILQVADDGVGIPEQDLGKVFDPFWTTKGLPGSGIGLYSSRMIIAKNGGDISVESREGAGSTVTVTLPLCARPEEKPEAARGDEPRSKLNILLIDDMKPVLTMLQEGLELHGHKVYSALSGNKALEIFKQRQIDIVICDLGMPEMNGWQVGQAIKGYCAENGKPKSPFILITGWSGQQNAKDRIAESGVDAVVEKPVELSRLLDLAGKILAERLRETGAE from the coding sequence ATGACAAAAGGGAAGTCTGAAATCCTGGTCGTGGAGGATAGCCCGACTCAGGCTGCGTTGCTGAAACACCTGTTGCGAGGCCGCGGCCATGAAGTAACCGTGGCTAATTCGGGGAAAGAGGCCTTGTTGGCTCTGGCTCGCAAAAAGCCCGATCTGATAATCAGCGACGTGATCATGCCGGAAATGGACGGGTTTGAACTGGCCCTTGCCACCAGACAAGACCGCAATTTGTGCGACGTGCCGATCATGCTGTTGACTGCCTTGACCGATACCCAAGATATTATTCGCGGTTTGGAGGCAGGAGTTGATTACTATCTGACCAAGCCGTACGACAACGACTACTTGCTGGCTCGGGTCCAAGCAATCCTTTCCGATTCTTTAGCCCAGCCGGGCGTCCAGGAAGAGCTTGAGTTCGTCGTAAAGGCGGACCGCGAACCCCACACCATAAGGTCCACACCTCAAAGACTGGTAAATTTGTTGCTCTGTACATACGAGAATTCAGTGCAGATAAACCGGAGTCTAATCAAGGCCCAGGAAGAGTTGTCAATCCTCAATCAGCAACTGGAGGCCAAGGTTCGAGAGAGAACCGCGAATCTGCAACGGGAAATAGAACAGAGAACACGAGCTGAACGGGATTTGCTGAAGGCCCATGATGAACTTGAACGGCGAGTGCAGGAGCGCACAGCGGAACTGGCCTCGGCAAATACGCAACTACGAAACGAAATGCGTCAACGCGAGGCGGCCGAAGAGGCCATACGTAGAAGTGAGCGCAAGTTCCGCCTACTGGTTGACAACTCTCCCATCGGGATCATTTACGCGGATCGGCAAGGGAACATCCTTGGCGTGAACCGCCGACTGGTGGAAATCTTTGGGGCACCTTCCGCGGAAGACGCCGAGTCTTTAAATCTGCTGAGTTCGCCCGCTCTGGTGACGTCCGGAATTTCGGATCTCCTCAACGAGGCCATGGAACACGATCGCGGGGTAAGGGCCGAGTTCCCGTACAAGAGCATTTGGGGAAAGGAAGTTTACTGCAGAATAGTGGTAACCCCCATGCGAACGACCGACGGCGAGGTCTACGGAAGTCAAGCGGTAGTGGAAGACATCAGCGACACCAAGAAAGCTGAGCGAATAATGTTGGAAAGCCAGCGCGCCAACGCTCTGGCCGAGTTGGGGGGACTGGTGGCCCACAACTTTAACAATGTGCTCCAGGTTGTCATAGGAGGGGCACAACTGGCTTTGACCAATCTTGAACTGGGAAACCTGGATGATATAAGGAATTCGCTTCAACAGATCTTGCAGAGCGCCTTTGGAGGAGCCGAGACCGTTAAACGGCTGCAGTACCTGGTGCGAGTCCAGCCCGAAGAAGAATCTTTGGACAAGGTCTTCGATCTCTCGCTGACGGTTCATCGTGCGATAGAAATGAGCAGGCTTTGGTGGCAAACCAACCCTGAGAAATTCGGCATCAAGGTGTTGGTAGACCGGTATCTGGGGGAGGGATGCTTCGTCAGAGGCAGTAGTAACGAACTCTTTGAAGTGGTCGTGAACCTCATCAGGAATGCAACAGAGGCGCTACCCAATGGCGGTAGAATTACCGTGAAAACTTTCGCCAAGGACGGTAAATCAATTCTGCAAGTGGCCGACGACGGTGTCGGCATACCCGAGCAAGACCTCGGCAAAGTATTTGACCCTTTCTGGACCACCAAAGGATTGCCCGGGAGCGGCATAGGACTCTATTCAAGCCGAATGATCATCGCCAAGAATGGAGGTGACATCTCCGTCGAAAGTCGCGAGGGAGCGGGCTCGACAGTGACGGTCACCCTGCCTCTCTGCGCTCGTCCCGAGGAAAAACCGGAAGCGGCCCGCGGGGATGAACCAAGGAGCAAACTCAATATCCTGCTGATTGATGACATGAAACCGGTTCTAACCATGCTCCAGGAAGGGCTGGAACTCCACGGACATAAGGTCTACTCGGCATTATCGGGCAACAAAGCCCTTGAGATCTTCAAACAGAGGCAGATCGATATAGTAATTTGTGATCTGGGTATGCCCGAGATGAACGGGTGGCAAGTCGGTCAGGCTATTAAAGGTTATTGCGCGGAAAACGGCAAGCCGAAGTCGCCGTTTATACTGATAACCGGGTGGAGCGGGCAGCAGAACGCAAAAGACAGAATAGCCGAAAGCGGCGTGGACGCAGTGGTCGAGAAGCCCGTGGAACTCAGCCGGCTACTGGACCTGGCCGGCAAAATACTCGCTGAACGGCTGCGAGAGACTGGTGCCGAATGA
- a CDS encoding response regulator, translating into MNDKEFPTFSESEEDDTSTIRFGKLDTAVTEPILLDDMLSEDVTSSGSFDFRRFRRTAFGKLLSGLPIPALLIDQAWSIVFCNQACHKTVRDMESFVGSQFRSLFPIPDELSGAQKCLEKVFEERKPVTWEGLVQLGEAQIWGRLYFRSIRLGEDRLAMVLIEDLTIEKKQIILNEKYRQLVNIVPVGIAEFALANPISPRTGRPELLSRIVEARLVDGNAEFARLHGLGNVRDLRESPPGVLLKSLPDYGPLLEVWVRHGCGIWNGESKENLPEGTVRYTENTLIGNIDNRLLRGFWMLSRDITQRRLQEEALKESEKRFRQLYDNSPIMKHSIDEQGIIRNVNQQWLTELGYSRDEVTGTRIDSFMTPESAHRAFSTVLPQFWRDGRISNVPYQYVKKDGTVIDVILDSIAINDPQWGRVSLSTVRNITDRKRAEEEAARTKSLLTTIVQNLPTAIYLKDADKLRYILWNKASEHLFGYPSEEVMGKTVYDLFPGGQADSFTAQDQRALKNRTLLDILEEPVDTRKMGTRIVHSKKLPIFDVNGRARFLLGISEDITDSKRAEQEIIEAREEAAAEANKLRSMIEGMDAGIVMADGNDIITEANSWFLEKMNLRRDQVVGKSLWGFHPNAGIADRVRQMLEDWKSGKRKSGMVSNTNMAGMKVALGVQPITTGDVYAGVILNVTDVTDLIEARVAAEAANQAKSDFLASMSHEIRTPMHGIMGMTELALQTALTDEQREYLETIKLSADSLLAVINDILDFSKIEAGKFDLEPIEFNLRDTIASTLESMRVHAQTKNLSLVAQIASDLPNPLVGDPGRVRQILVNLLGNAIKFTESGQVTVRVAVDSLTGTDLVLHFAVSDTGIGMPESKLEEIFAPFTQISTGMSRRYGGTGLGLAIAKELVGMMDGRIWVDSQVGSGTTFHFTARFSVKEKPAGTMSLPACNLDLHELSVLVVDNNVTNRRILEDMLRHLDMRATTCESAAAGLAKLDQIRDLGLCFPVIIVDAQMPEMDGFAFVEQVNKIPGLPKPTLIMLTSAGRRQDIERCKELGISAYLTKPVRQTELFRAIRTTLEMSTTEASETSLVTKHSLPSMERPLCILLAEDNLVNQKLATRMLEQKGHSVVVASNGKEALEALAHGQFDLVLMDVEMPEMSGFEATAAIREQEKATGAHTPIIAVTAHAMKGDMERCLEAGMDGYLAKPIRSAELFEVIRKFARNTQEGRALSSRRNTLEPALDKSALMNQVGGDEGFVRQLAVLFLKESHDQLSALEQCVKDRDADGIARYSHSLKGALGSLHAARAAQAALELEQLARRGDVDRAAEAFDTLKKKIETVRAALEKLGRWDSQ; encoded by the coding sequence ATGAATGACAAGGAATTCCCAACTTTCAGCGAATCTGAGGAGGATGATACCTCCACCATAAGGTTTGGGAAACTCGATACCGCGGTTACCGAACCCATCCTACTGGACGACATGTTGTCCGAAGATGTCACATCATCGGGGAGCTTCGACTTCAGGCGCTTCCGCAGAACAGCCTTCGGGAAGCTTCTGAGCGGCCTTCCGATTCCTGCTCTCTTGATAGATCAGGCCTGGTCCATAGTTTTCTGCAACCAGGCGTGCCACAAGACCGTCCGTGACATGGAGAGTTTTGTTGGCTCGCAGTTCAGGTCCCTTTTTCCTATTCCTGACGAATTGAGCGGTGCCCAGAAATGCCTGGAAAAGGTTTTCGAAGAGCGAAAACCCGTTACGTGGGAAGGTCTGGTTCAGTTGGGTGAAGCTCAGATATGGGGACGGTTGTATTTCCGATCGATCAGGCTCGGCGAGGACAGGCTGGCAATGGTTCTTATAGAGGACCTGACGATTGAGAAAAAGCAAATAATTCTCAATGAAAAGTATCGCCAACTGGTCAACATAGTCCCTGTCGGAATAGCCGAGTTTGCTCTCGCCAACCCGATCTCGCCCCGTACAGGAAGGCCGGAGTTACTTTCCAGAATCGTGGAAGCAAGACTGGTCGACGGGAATGCCGAATTCGCAAGGCTCCACGGTCTGGGAAATGTCCGCGACCTGCGGGAATCACCACCGGGAGTATTGTTGAAGTCTCTGCCCGACTATGGCCCTCTGCTCGAGGTGTGGGTGAGACACGGATGCGGAATTTGGAACGGAGAGTCCAAGGAAAACCTACCGGAGGGGACAGTCAGGTACACTGAAAATACCTTGATTGGCAACATCGATAACCGTCTTCTTAGGGGATTCTGGATGCTCAGCCGCGACATCACACAGCGCAGGCTCCAGGAAGAAGCTTTGAAGGAAAGCGAAAAACGCTTTCGACAGCTCTACGACAATTCCCCCATAATGAAGCACTCCATAGACGAACAAGGGATTATCCGCAATGTGAATCAACAATGGCTGACGGAGCTTGGCTATAGCCGTGACGAGGTAACAGGGACCAGAATAGATAGTTTCATGACGCCCGAGTCGGCACATCGCGCGTTTTCTACTGTTCTTCCACAGTTTTGGCGTGACGGGCGAATTAGCAACGTTCCGTATCAATATGTCAAAAAGGACGGGACCGTTATAGACGTGATCCTGGATTCGATAGCAATTAACGATCCCCAGTGGGGCCGCGTGAGTTTATCCACCGTTCGGAACATAACCGATCGCAAAAGGGCGGAAGAGGAGGCCGCGCGCACAAAGTCCCTGCTGACGACGATAGTGCAGAATCTTCCTACCGCGATCTATCTGAAGGATGCCGATAAATTACGTTACATCCTGTGGAACAAAGCAAGTGAACACCTCTTCGGTTATCCAAGCGAAGAAGTGATGGGCAAAACGGTTTACGATTTATTCCCGGGCGGTCAGGCGGATTCCTTTACCGCACAAGACCAGCGGGCGCTGAAAAACAGAACTCTGTTGGACATACTCGAGGAGCCTGTAGACACTCGAAAAATGGGCACACGGATAGTGCATTCAAAAAAACTGCCCATATTCGATGTGAACGGCAGGGCTAGGTTTCTGCTGGGAATTTCCGAAGACATCACAGATAGCAAAAGGGCTGAGCAGGAGATCATTGAAGCCAGGGAAGAAGCAGCGGCCGAAGCGAACAAGCTGCGCTCGATGATCGAAGGGATGGACGCGGGAATTGTCATGGCTGATGGCAACGACATCATAACTGAAGCCAATAGCTGGTTCCTTGAAAAGATGAACCTGCGGCGGGACCAAGTGGTGGGAAAAAGTTTATGGGGTTTTCACCCCAATGCGGGAATCGCGGACAGAGTGCGGCAGATGCTGGAGGACTGGAAGAGCGGTAAAAGAAAATCCGGTATGGTCTCCAACACAAACATGGCAGGAATGAAGGTGGCCTTGGGCGTTCAACCCATAACCACGGGAGATGTCTATGCGGGAGTCATCCTTAACGTAACCGACGTGACCGACCTGATAGAGGCCAGGGTAGCCGCTGAAGCGGCCAACCAGGCCAAGAGCGACTTCCTTGCAAGCATGAGCCACGAGATCCGCACCCCCATGCACGGAATTATGGGTATGACGGAACTGGCCCTGCAAACTGCTCTTACGGACGAGCAACGAGAGTACCTGGAAACCATCAAGCTTTCGGCCGATTCACTTCTGGCCGTGATAAATGACATCCTGGATTTTTCCAAAATAGAGGCAGGAAAATTTGACCTTGAACCGATTGAATTCAATCTGCGGGACACAATAGCCTCCACCCTCGAATCAATGCGCGTTCACGCTCAGACCAAAAATCTCAGTTTGGTGGCCCAGATCGCGTCGGATCTGCCAAACCCTCTGGTCGGAGACCCGGGGCGTGTGAGACAGATCCTGGTAAATCTACTGGGAAACGCTATCAAGTTCACAGAATCGGGTCAGGTGACGGTGCGGGTGGCGGTGGATTCTCTGACGGGCACGGATCTGGTCCTGCATTTCGCTGTGTCGGACACTGGAATCGGCATGCCGGAATCGAAACTGGAAGAGATCTTTGCTCCATTTACACAGATCTCCACAGGAATGTCTCGAAGGTACGGAGGCACAGGCCTGGGTCTGGCCATTGCCAAAGAGCTTGTAGGAATGATGGACGGGAGGATATGGGTGGACAGCCAGGTTGGATCAGGGACCACGTTCCATTTCACCGCAAGGTTCAGTGTCAAGGAAAAACCTGCCGGAACTATGAGTCTCCCTGCCTGCAATCTGGATCTTCACGAGCTTTCCGTCTTGGTTGTTGACAACAATGTAACAAACCGCCGCATTCTGGAAGACATGCTAAGACATCTGGACATGCGGGCCACGACATGCGAAAGCGCTGCAGCAGGACTTGCCAAGCTGGATCAAATCAGAGATTTGGGCCTATGCTTTCCCGTGATAATTGTTGATGCCCAAATGCCGGAGATGGATGGGTTCGCGTTCGTTGAACAGGTCAACAAGATTCCCGGCTTGCCGAAACCGACTCTCATAATGTTGACCTCCGCAGGGCGGCGACAAGACATTGAGCGGTGCAAGGAATTGGGCATCTCCGCTTACCTCACGAAACCGGTAAGGCAAACGGAATTGTTTCGGGCCATCAGAACAACTCTGGAAATGTCTACAACGGAAGCCTCAGAAACCAGCCTCGTTACCAAACATTCCCTGCCTTCCATGGAACGGCCCCTGTGCATTTTGCTCGCGGAGGATAACCTGGTGAATCAAAAGCTGGCAACACGCATGCTGGAGCAAAAAGGCCATTCAGTGGTTGTGGCATCCAATGGGAAAGAGGCTCTCGAAGCCCTGGCCCATGGGCAGTTCGATCTGGTACTCATGGATGTGGAAATGCCGGAGATGAGCGGTTTTGAAGCGACAGCGGCCATCCGGGAGCAAGAGAAGGCCACCGGGGCGCACACGCCCATCATAGCTGTTACCGCCCATGCCATGAAGGGAGATATGGAACGTTGTCTGGAAGCAGGCATGGACGGTTACCTCGCCAAACCGATCAGGAGCGCGGAGCTATTTGAAGTCATCCGAAAATTTGCCAGGAATACTCAAGAAGGCCGTGCCCTTTCATCCCGCCGAAATACCCTTGAGCCGGCGCTGGACAAGTCGGCGCTCATGAATCAGGTCGGTGGCGATGAAGGATTTGTTCGGCAGTTGGCCGTACTGTTCTTGAAAGAATCTCATGATCAGTTGTCCGCATTGGAACAGTGCGTAAAGGACCGCGATGCTGACGGAATTGCCCGTTACTCTCATAGTCTCAAGGGCGCCCTGGGATCTCTGCATGCGGCGAGGGCAGCGCAAGCGGCTCTAGAACTGGAACAGCTTGCCAGGCGCGGGGACGTTGATCGGGCCGCGGAAGCGTTTGACACATTGAAAAAGAAAATCGAAACTGTGAGGGCTGCTCTGGAAAAGTTAGGCCGCTGGGATTCACAATGA
- a CDS encoding DedA family protein, whose translation MVQHLAVYFTYLIEKLGYFGAGFLMALESMVAPVPSELVMPFVGFLAVEGKFSVPAAIFATSLGSLIGSLVSYYMGYLGGRPFVLKVGRYLFLNREHLEWTERWFDRNGSWTILVSRFIPVVRHLISIPAGLGKMRLLPFCLYTAIGATIWNTFLLICGYKLRQNWTLVEQYSHEVDLVVAAALVLAGIWFVVTHLRRGRAFAVTNGK comes from the coding sequence ATGGTTCAACATTTGGCAGTGTATTTCACTTATTTAATTGAAAAGCTAGGATATTTCGGCGCGGGCTTTCTAATGGCCCTTGAAAGCATGGTTGCGCCGGTTCCCAGTGAGCTGGTGATGCCTTTTGTAGGATTCCTGGCTGTAGAAGGCAAGTTCTCGGTGCCCGCGGCTATTTTTGCGACCTCCCTAGGTTCCTTAATCGGGTCGCTCGTGTCCTATTACATGGGGTACTTGGGAGGCCGACCTTTTGTGTTGAAGGTCGGGCGCTATCTCTTCTTGAATAGAGAACATCTGGAGTGGACTGAGCGGTGGTTCGATCGGAACGGCTCGTGGACGATTCTGGTCAGCCGTTTCATACCTGTTGTCAGGCATCTCATATCAATCCCCGCGGGGCTGGGCAAGATGAGGCTTCTGCCTTTCTGCCTGTATACCGCAATCGGCGCGACGATCTGGAACACCTTTTTGCTCATTTGCGGATACAAATTGAGACAGAATTGGACGTTGGTGGAACAGTACTCCCACGAGGTGGATTTGGTCGTGGCCGCCGCGCTTGTGCTGGCTGGAATCTGGTTTGTCGTGACACATCTCCGACGTGGCCGGGCTTTCGCCGTCACAAACGGCAAGTGA
- a CDS encoding SDR family oxidoreductase yields MDISEPKIRREDILVLVEDDFNSRNVCIVTGASGGIGRAIAVAAAANGLMTIGLDINNEEGKKTQKMARDVGGQMIFIPTDLTRDEEIEHAVAEAAKIGTVKYLANIAGIQHIDSIENFPMEKYDLMQRIMLRAPFLLSKLCIPHMKKSDSGTGVIGNMASIHAHICTVNKPVYNIAKFGLRALSQSISAEGEGRIRSFTLSTGFVKTALALGQIPAQAQQRGISEEEVISDVMMGKSRVKEMMSPIESANLFIFGFSRHAKYLVGGDLLFDGGVVLTY; encoded by the coding sequence ATGGATATCTCCGAACCTAAGATCAGACGCGAAGACATCCTCGTTTTAGTCGAAGACGATTTCAATTCCCGCAACGTGTGCATTGTCACCGGAGCCAGCGGAGGGATCGGGCGAGCCATCGCGGTTGCGGCCGCGGCCAACGGCCTGATGACCATAGGGCTGGATATCAATAACGAAGAAGGGAAAAAGACTCAGAAGATGGCCCGTGATGTGGGCGGCCAAATGATCTTTATCCCGACGGATCTCACTCGCGATGAAGAGATAGAGCATGCGGTTGCCGAGGCGGCTAAAATCGGGACCGTGAAGTATCTGGCAAACATAGCCGGCATCCAGCACATCGATTCCATAGAAAACTTTCCCATGGAAAAGTATGACCTTATGCAAAGGATTATGCTTAGAGCCCCTTTCCTGCTCTCCAAACTCTGTATACCCCACATGAAGAAGAGTGACTCGGGAACTGGCGTCATTGGGAACATGGCGTCCATTCATGCCCATATTTGCACCGTAAACAAGCCTGTTTACAACATTGCCAAATTCGGCCTGCGGGCACTGTCGCAGTCCATATCTGCTGAGGGCGAAGGCCGCATCCGATCTTTCACCCTAAGCACGGGCTTTGTGAAAACCGCGCTGGCGTTGGGGCAAATTCCCGCTCAGGCCCAACAGCGCGGAATTTCAGAAGAGGAAGTGATCAGCGACGTGATGATGGGCAAATCACGGGTGAAGGAGATGATGTCGCCCATCGAATCGGCCAACTTGTTCATTTTCGGTTTCTCCAGGCACGCGAAGTATTTGGTGGGCGGGGACCTCTTGTTCGACGGTGGGGTAGTCCTGACCTATTGA